A region of Streptomyces sp. R44 DNA encodes the following proteins:
- a CDS encoding amino acid permease has product MSTDQQPRANTGLFRTKSVEQSIRDTEEPEHALRKSLSAWDLTVFGVGVIIGTGIFVLTGKVAKENAGPATALAFVAAGIVCALAALCYAEFASTVPVAGSAYTFAYASIGELPAWIIGWDLVLEFALGTAVVAVGWSGYVRSLMDNIGWHLPASLEGPDVAGGTFDILAFLLVLVLTVVLVLGMKLSARITAVVVAIKVTVVMIVIVAGLFFIVGDNYKPFIPPAVSPPGGTSGWNSPMVQLIFGYEPTNFGVMGIFTAASVVFFAFIGFDVVATAAEETKLPQRDMPRGILGSLLICTVLYVAVALVVTGMEKYTELSTSAPLADAFKAAGHPWYAGVISFGAAVGLTTVCLILLLGQTRVFFAMSRDGLLPRFFSVTHPRFRTPYRPTILLGVIIAIVAGFTSINELATLVNIGTLFAFVMVAIGVIILRRTRPDLHRAFRTPWVPVLPILSVAASVWLMLNLPGETWFRFAVWMVIGFFVYFLYGRGHSRLGREGRDAMY; this is encoded by the coding sequence GTGAGTACGGATCAGCAGCCACGCGCCAATACCGGATTGTTCCGGACGAAGTCGGTCGAACAGTCGATCCGCGACACGGAGGAGCCGGAGCATGCGCTCCGGAAATCCCTGTCGGCCTGGGATCTGACGGTGTTCGGCGTCGGTGTCATCATCGGCACCGGCATCTTCGTCCTCACCGGCAAGGTGGCCAAGGAGAACGCCGGGCCGGCCACCGCCCTCGCCTTCGTCGCCGCGGGCATCGTCTGCGCCCTGGCCGCCCTGTGCTACGCCGAGTTCGCCTCGACGGTGCCGGTGGCGGGATCGGCGTACACCTTCGCGTACGCCTCGATCGGCGAGCTGCCCGCGTGGATCATCGGCTGGGACCTGGTCCTGGAGTTCGCCCTGGGCACGGCGGTGGTGGCCGTCGGCTGGTCCGGATACGTCAGATCCCTGATGGACAACATCGGCTGGCACCTGCCGGCCTCGCTCGAAGGCCCGGACGTCGCGGGCGGCACCTTCGACATCCTGGCCTTCCTGCTCGTCCTCGTGCTGACCGTGGTCCTCGTCCTCGGCATGAAGCTCTCCGCCCGGATCACCGCGGTCGTCGTCGCGATCAAGGTGACCGTCGTGATGATCGTGATCGTCGCGGGCCTGTTCTTCATCGTCGGCGACAACTACAAGCCGTTCATCCCGCCGGCCGTCAGCCCGCCGGGCGGTACCTCCGGCTGGAACTCGCCGATGGTCCAGCTGATCTTCGGCTACGAGCCGACGAACTTCGGCGTCATGGGCATCTTCACCGCCGCCTCGGTCGTGTTCTTCGCCTTCATCGGCTTCGACGTGGTCGCCACGGCGGCCGAGGAGACCAAGCTGCCGCAGCGGGACATGCCCCGGGGCATCCTCGGCTCGCTGCTCATCTGCACCGTGCTGTACGTGGCGGTGGCCCTCGTCGTCACCGGCATGGAGAAGTACACCGAGCTGTCCACCAGCGCCCCGCTCGCCGACGCCTTCAAGGCGGCGGGACACCCCTGGTACGCGGGCGTGATCAGCTTCGGCGCCGCCGTCGGCCTCACCACGGTCTGTCTGATCCTGCTGCTCGGCCAGACCCGTGTCTTCTTCGCGATGAGCCGCGACGGCCTGCTGCCGCGCTTCTTCTCGGTCACGCACCCCCGGTTCAGGACGCCGTACCGGCCGACCATCCTGCTCGGTGTGATCATCGCCATCGTCGCCGGCTTCACCAGCATCAACGAGCTGGCGACCCTGGTGAACATCGGCACGCTCTTCGCCTTCGTCATGGTCGCCATCGGCGTCATCATCCTCCGCCGCACACGCCCCGACCTGCACCGGGCCTTCCGCACCCCCTGGGTGCCGGTCCTCCCGATCCTCTCCGTCGCGGCCTCGGTCTGGCTGATGCTCAACCTGCCCGGCGAGACCTGGTTCCGCTTCGCCGTCTGGATGGTGATCGGCTTCTTCGTGTACTTCCTGTACGGGCGCGGTCACAGCCGGCTCGGGCGGGAGGGCCGGGACGCCATGTACTGA
- a CDS encoding 3-hydroxyacyl-CoA dehydrogenase NAD-binding domain-containing protein: protein MSTTAELLKGAAELFPDEVVTSAHVRHFELPANAGKFALITLDNGFDHTKPTTFGPQSLANLNAAIDQVEAEAANGDIVGVGITGKPFIFAVGADLKGVELLKKHDEALAIGKGGHDVFKRLSALAVPTFAYYNGAAMGGGVEVGLHCSYRTVSKALPAFSLPEVFLGLVPGWGGCAILPNLIGAEKAVTVIIENSLNQNRQLKGKQVFELGIADAIFEGADFLEQSLIWTAGVLNGSVTVERPEVDRGEAWDQAVAKGRAIADSKVHGAAPAAYRALDIIEAAKDGDLQKGFDAEDQALADLIMGGELRSGIYAFNLVQKRGKRPAGAPDKSLARPVTKVGVVGAGLMASQLALLFLRRLEVPVVLTDIDQERVDKGVGYVHAEIEKLLGKSRINQDKANRLKGLVSGVLDKAEGFADADFIIEAVFEEMSVKQKVFAEVEAVAPAHAILATNTSSLSVSEMASKLQHPERVVGFHFFNPVAILPLLEIVRGEKTDDASLATAFGVAKKLKKTAVLTKDAPAFVVNRILTRFMGEIQNVIDEGTPVAVAEKGVEPLGLPMSPLVLLELVGPAIGLHVSETLNRSFPERFKVSPNLKAVVEAGKRGFYVYNAENGFKPELDPEVAALLKQGDVVLTEEQVRDRVLDAVAQEIGLMLEEGVVAEAQDIDLCLITGAGWPFHLGGITPYLDREGVSERVNGKRFLAQGVASVPA, encoded by the coding sequence GTGAGCACCACCGCCGAGCTTCTGAAGGGCGCCGCCGAGCTCTTCCCGGACGAGGTCGTCACCAGCGCCCACGTACGGCACTTCGAACTCCCGGCGAACGCCGGCAAGTTCGCGCTGATCACGCTGGACAACGGCTTCGACCACACCAAGCCGACCACCTTCGGCCCGCAGTCCCTCGCCAACCTGAACGCGGCGATCGACCAGGTCGAGGCCGAGGCCGCGAACGGTGACATCGTCGGCGTCGGCATCACCGGCAAGCCGTTCATCTTCGCCGTCGGCGCCGACCTCAAGGGCGTCGAGCTGCTCAAGAAGCACGACGAGGCGCTCGCCATCGGCAAGGGCGGCCACGACGTCTTCAAGCGCCTCTCCGCGCTCGCCGTCCCGACCTTCGCGTACTACAACGGCGCGGCCATGGGCGGCGGCGTCGAGGTCGGCCTGCACTGCTCCTACCGCACCGTGTCGAAGGCCCTCCCGGCCTTCTCGCTGCCCGAGGTCTTCCTCGGCCTGGTGCCCGGCTGGGGCGGCTGCGCCATCCTGCCGAACCTGATCGGCGCCGAGAAGGCCGTCACGGTCATCATCGAGAACTCGCTGAACCAGAACCGTCAGCTCAAGGGCAAGCAGGTCTTCGAGCTCGGCATCGCCGACGCGATCTTCGAGGGCGCCGACTTCCTGGAGCAGTCGCTCATCTGGACGGCCGGTGTCCTCAACGGCTCCGTCACCGTCGAGCGCCCCGAGGTCGACCGCGGCGAGGCCTGGGACCAGGCCGTCGCCAAGGGCCGCGCCATCGCCGACTCCAAGGTGCACGGCGCCGCCCCGGCCGCCTACCGCGCCCTCGACATCATCGAGGCCGCCAAGGACGGCGACCTGCAGAAGGGCTTCGACGCCGAGGACCAGGCCCTCGCGGACCTGATCATGGGCGGCGAGCTGCGCTCCGGCATCTACGCCTTCAACCTGGTGCAGAAGCGCGGCAAGCGCCCCGCCGGTGCCCCGGACAAGTCGCTGGCCCGCCCGGTCACCAAGGTCGGTGTCGTCGGCGCCGGTCTGATGGCCTCCCAGCTGGCCCTGCTCTTCCTGCGCCGCCTGGAGGTGCCGGTCGTCCTGACCGACATCGACCAGGAGCGCGTCGACAAGGGTGTGGGCTACGTCCACGCCGAGATCGAGAAGCTGCTCGGCAAGAGCCGGATCAACCAGGACAAGGCCAACCGTCTCAAGGGCCTCGTCTCCGGTGTCCTGGACAAGGCCGAGGGCTTCGCGGACGCGGACTTCATCATCGAGGCCGTGTTCGAGGAGATGTCCGTCAAGCAGAAGGTGTTCGCGGAGGTGGAGGCGGTCGCCCCGGCGCACGCGATCCTCGCCACCAACACCTCCTCGCTGTCCGTCTCGGAGATGGCCTCCAAGCTCCAGCACCCGGAGCGCGTGGTCGGCTTCCACTTCTTCAACCCGGTCGCGATCCTCCCGCTCCTGGAGATCGTCCGCGGCGAGAAGACCGACGACGCCTCCCTGGCCACCGCCTTCGGCGTCGCCAAGAAGCTGAAGAAGACCGCGGTCCTCACCAAGGACGCCCCGGCGTTCGTCGTGAACCGCATCCTGACCCGCTTCATGGGCGAGATCCAGAACGTCATCGACGAGGGCACCCCGGTCGCCGTCGCCGAGAAGGGCGTCGAGCCGCTCGGCCTGCCGATGTCCCCGCTGGTGCTCCTGGAGCTCGTCGGCCCGGCGATCGGCCTGCACGTCTCCGAGACCCTGAACCGCTCCTTCCCCGAGCGCTTCAAGGTCTCCCCCAACCTGAAGGCGGTCGTCGAGGCCGGCAAGCGCGGCTTCTACGTCTACAACGCCGAGAACGGCTTCAAGCCGGAACTCGACCCGGAGGTCGCCGCCCTCCTCAAGCAGGGCGACGTCGTCCTGACCGAGGAGCAGGTCCGCGACCGCGTCCTGGACGCGGTGGCGCAGGAGATCGGCCTGATGCTGGAGGAGGGTGTCGTCGCCGAGGCGCAGGACATCGACCTCTGCCTGATCACGGGCGCGGGCTGGCCCTTCCACCTGGGCGGCATCACGCCGTACCTGGACCGTGAGGGCGTCTCCGAGCGCGTCAACGGCAAGCGTTTCCTGGCCCAGGGCGTGGCGAGCGTCCCGGCCTAG
- a CDS encoding acetyl-CoA C-acyltransferase has protein sequence MPRTVRDVVFVDGVRTPFGKAGPKGIYHETRADDLVVKAIRELLRRNPALDPAKIDEVAIAATTQIGDQGLTLGRTAGILAGLPQSVPGYSIDRMCAGALTAVTSVAGSIAFGAYDAVIAGGVEHMGRHPMGEGVDPNPRFVSEKLVDESALFMGMTAENLHDRYPSITKQRADEYAVRSQEKAAKAYADGKIQQDLVPISVRRTDPAGGETGWGLVTADEPMRPGTTLESLANLKTPFRVHGNVTAGNAAGLNDGATASIIASEDFARENNLPVKMRLVSYAFAGVEPEVMGYGPIPATEKALAKAGLTIDDIQLFEINEAFAVQVLAFLEHYGIADDDARVNQYGGAIAYGHPLASSGVRLMTQLARQFEENPQVRYGLNTMCVGFGMGATVIWENPHWEGK, from the coding sequence GTGCCTCGTACCGTCAGGGACGTCGTCTTCGTCGACGGCGTCCGCACCCCGTTCGGCAAGGCGGGCCCGAAGGGCATCTACCACGAGACCCGCGCCGACGACCTCGTCGTGAAGGCCATCCGGGAGCTGCTGCGCCGCAACCCGGCCCTCGACCCCGCGAAGATCGACGAGGTCGCCATCGCCGCGACCACGCAGATCGGTGACCAGGGCCTGACCCTCGGCCGTACGGCGGGCATCCTCGCCGGGCTGCCGCAGTCGGTGCCGGGCTACTCCATCGACCGCATGTGCGCCGGTGCGCTGACCGCCGTCACCTCCGTCGCCGGTTCGATCGCCTTCGGCGCGTACGACGCCGTCATCGCCGGTGGCGTGGAGCACATGGGCCGCCACCCCATGGGCGAGGGCGTCGACCCGAACCCGCGCTTCGTCAGCGAGAAGCTGGTCGACGAGTCCGCCCTGTTCATGGGCATGACCGCCGAGAACCTGCACGACCGCTACCCGAGCATCACCAAGCAGCGCGCCGACGAGTACGCCGTGCGCTCGCAGGAGAAGGCCGCCAAGGCGTACGCCGACGGCAAGATCCAGCAGGACCTGGTGCCGATCTCGGTGCGCCGCACCGACCCGGCGGGCGGCGAGACCGGCTGGGGCCTGGTCACCGCCGACGAGCCGATGCGCCCGGGCACCACCCTGGAGTCGCTGGCCAACCTGAAGACGCCGTTCCGCGTCCACGGCAACGTCACCGCGGGCAACGCGGCCGGCCTCAACGACGGCGCCACCGCCTCGATCATCGCCTCCGAGGACTTCGCCCGGGAGAACAACCTCCCCGTGAAGATGCGCCTCGTCTCGTACGCCTTCGCCGGCGTCGAGCCCGAGGTCATGGGCTACGGCCCGATCCCGGCGACCGAGAAGGCCCTGGCCAAGGCCGGCCTGACGATCGACGACATCCAGCTGTTCGAGATCAACGAGGCCTTCGCCGTGCAGGTCCTCGCGTTCCTGGAGCACTACGGCATCGCCGACGACGACGCCCGCGTGAACCAGTACGGCGGCGCGATCGCCTACGGTCACCCGCTCGCCTCCTCCGGCGTCCGCCTCATGACGCAGCTGGCCCGCCAGTTCGAGGAGAACCCGCAGGTCCGTTACGGCCTCAACACCATGTGCGTCGGCTTCGGCATGGGCGCGACGGTCATCTGGGAGAACCCCCACTGGGAGGGCAAGTGA
- a CDS encoding alpha/beta fold hydrolase: MSIVTTDHEVTHKSTVPANKGETVKLFVRERNGTPPGQPRKPVLMLHGRSVPVLAGFDLQYKSYSWAEELAKAGYDVFLMDLQGSGLSPRPKMDDPHNVNPAQQHLLTPRPPGFVPGPPSYPYQLTNSYSDRDELNTVVNFVLNLCGTAKLAFIGWSAAAFHMGPYAINNPDKVESLFLLAPVFPANGSSTPPSPLPQPGFPMFIGGKTGFVKALDNETHCVDQREPGITDVAWDAVMKCDPIGSAWGPPTGFNRIRNFVRWGWNKTTAGQGGVLGGSVPVLIVYGDSDTQANTSPPGPDPELNFSVPELYDAIQGPHKLMVKLACAGHSVVWENQHKNLHHLSKHWLKLLKVDGKSNGVFDMDTDGNLSPA; the protein is encoded by the coding sequence ATGTCGATCGTCACCACCGACCACGAGGTCACCCATAAATCCACCGTCCCGGCGAACAAGGGCGAGACCGTCAAGCTCTTCGTACGGGAGCGCAACGGCACGCCCCCGGGACAGCCGCGCAAGCCGGTCCTGATGCTCCACGGCCGGAGCGTCCCGGTGCTCGCGGGCTTCGACCTCCAGTACAAGTCGTACAGCTGGGCCGAGGAGCTGGCGAAGGCCGGCTACGACGTCTTCCTGATGGACCTCCAGGGCTCGGGACTCTCACCGCGCCCCAAGATGGACGACCCCCACAACGTCAACCCCGCCCAGCAGCACCTGCTGACCCCGAGGCCGCCGGGATTCGTGCCGGGCCCGCCGAGCTACCCGTACCAGCTGACCAACTCGTACAGCGACCGGGACGAGCTGAACACCGTCGTGAACTTCGTCCTGAACCTGTGCGGGACGGCGAAGCTCGCCTTCATCGGCTGGTCCGCCGCCGCCTTCCACATGGGGCCGTACGCGATCAACAACCCCGACAAGGTCGAGAGCCTGTTCCTGCTGGCCCCGGTCTTCCCGGCCAACGGCTCCTCCACCCCGCCGTCCCCGCTGCCCCAGCCGGGCTTCCCGATGTTCATCGGGGGGAAGACGGGGTTCGTCAAGGCCCTGGACAACGAGACGCACTGCGTGGACCAGCGTGAACCCGGCATCACCGACGTGGCCTGGGACGCGGTCATGAAGTGCGACCCGATCGGCAGCGCCTGGGGGCCACCCACCGGGTTCAACAGGATCAGGAACTTCGTCCGGTGGGGATGGAACAAGACCACCGCGGGTCAGGGCGGAGTGCTCGGCGGAAGCGTGCCGGTGCTCATCGTGTACGGGGACAGCGACACCCAGGCGAACACCTCACCGCCCGGCCCCGACCCGGAACTCAACTTCTCGGTCCCCGAGCTCTACGACGCCATCCAGGGCCCCCACAAGCTCATGGTCAAGCTGGCCTGTGCGGGGCACTCGGTGGTGTGGGAGAACCAGCACAAGAACCTGCATCACCTCTCGAAGCACTGGCTGAAGCTGCTCAAGGTCGACGGCAAGAGCAACGGGGTCTTCGACATGGACACCGACGGCAACCTCAGCCCGGCGTAG
- a CDS encoding ribonuclease D: MTDAQETAADTALRTTGGGPPDDDVPANGLPIPLLEPREGIPPVVETEDALAEVIAAFAAGSGPVAVDAERASGYRYGQRAYLVQLRREGAGTALIDPVGCPDLSGLGEALAGTEWILHAATQDLPCLRDIGMLPTSLFDTELAGRLAGFPRVGLGAMVESVLGYALEKGHSAVDWSTRPLPEPWLRYAALDVELLVDLRDALEKELDRQGKLEWAHQEFDAIASAPPAPPRKDPWRRTSGMHKVRRRRQMAVVRELWTARDKVAQRRDVSPGKVLSDAAIVEAALAVPVNVGALLALPGFGNRMNRRQLEQWQAAVDRARALPESELPQPGQQVAGPPPPRAWADKDPAAAARLAAARTAVSALAEELNLPQENLITPDTVRRVCWEPPAPATPETVSAALSGYGARPWQVELVTPLLVKALSASA, translated from the coding sequence GTGACCGACGCCCAAGAGACCGCAGCAGACACAGCACTGCGCACCACCGGGGGCGGCCCCCCGGACGACGATGTCCCTGCGAATGGGCTTCCGATCCCGTTGCTGGAGCCACGCGAGGGGATTCCTCCCGTCGTCGAGACCGAGGACGCCCTCGCCGAGGTGATCGCCGCGTTCGCCGCCGGAAGCGGTCCCGTGGCCGTGGACGCCGAGCGCGCCTCCGGCTACCGCTACGGCCAGCGCGCCTATCTCGTCCAGCTCCGCCGCGAGGGCGCGGGCACCGCGCTGATCGACCCCGTCGGCTGCCCCGACCTCTCGGGGCTCGGCGAGGCGCTCGCCGGGACCGAGTGGATCCTGCACGCCGCGACCCAGGACCTCCCCTGCCTGCGCGACATAGGCATGCTCCCCACCTCGCTCTTCGACACCGAGCTCGCCGGGCGCCTCGCGGGCTTCCCGCGGGTCGGCCTCGGCGCGATGGTCGAGTCCGTCCTCGGATACGCCCTGGAGAAGGGCCACTCCGCCGTCGACTGGTCCACCCGCCCGCTGCCCGAGCCGTGGCTGCGGTACGCGGCCCTGGACGTCGAGCTCCTCGTCGACCTGCGCGACGCGCTGGAGAAGGAGCTCGACCGGCAGGGGAAGCTGGAGTGGGCCCACCAGGAGTTCGACGCGATCGCCTCGGCCCCGCCCGCCCCGCCGCGCAAGGACCCGTGGCGCCGGACCTCCGGCATGCACAAGGTGCGCCGCCGGCGTCAGATGGCGGTCGTACGGGAGCTGTGGACGGCCCGTGACAAGGTCGCCCAGCGGCGCGACGTCTCCCCCGGCAAGGTGCTGAGCGACGCCGCGATCGTGGAGGCGGCGCTCGCGGTGCCGGTGAACGTGGGCGCGCTCCTGGCGCTGCCCGGTTTCGGCAACCGGATGAACCGCCGCCAGCTGGAGCAGTGGCAGGCCGCGGTGGACCGCGCCAGGGCCCTCCCGGAGAGCGAGCTGCCCCAGCCGGGTCAGCAGGTCGCGGGCCCGCCCCCGCCGCGCGCCTGGGCGGACAAGGACCCGGCCGCCGCGGCCCGCCTCGCGGCGGCGCGCACGGCGGTCTCGGCGCTCGCGGAGGAGCTGAACCTCCCGCAGGAGAACCTGATCACCCCGGACACCGTCCGCCGCGTCTGCTGGGAGCCGCCGGCCCCGGCGACCCCGGAGACGGTGTCGGCGGCCCTGTCCGGCTACGGCGCCCGTCCGTGGCAGGTGGAGCTGGTGACCCCGCTGCTCGTGAAGGCGCTGTCGGCGAGCGCGTGA
- a CDS encoding response regulator transcription factor, whose amino-acid sequence MSVLLEQPASLVAYRPNKPTAMVVVADPRVRSTVTRHLWALGVRDVIEASSIAEARPRVGNPRDICVADVHLPDGSGLTLLSETRAAGWPNGLALSAADDIGAVRNALAGGVKGYVVTGTRTNIGHPTRPGAAPIGAAAARLGHRRPPGAPSHPGGYRELSGREVEVLRLVAEGQSNKAIGVSMGLSALTVKSHLARIARKLGTGDRAGMVAVALRTGIIH is encoded by the coding sequence GTGTCCGTTCTCCTCGAGCAGCCCGCAAGCCTGGTCGCCTACCGCCCGAACAAGCCGACGGCCATGGTCGTCGTGGCCGACCCACGCGTCCGCTCCACCGTCACCCGCCACCTGTGGGCCCTCGGAGTGCGCGACGTGATCGAGGCGTCGTCCATCGCGGAGGCCCGTCCCCGCGTCGGCAACCCGCGCGACATCTGCGTAGCCGACGTCCACCTGCCCGACGGCAGCGGCCTGACCCTGCTGTCCGAGACCCGCGCCGCGGGCTGGCCCAACGGCCTCGCCCTCTCGGCCGCCGATGACATCGGCGCCGTACGCAACGCCCTGGCGGGCGGCGTGAAGGGCTATGTCGTCACCGGAACCCGCACCAACATCGGCCACCCGACCCGCCCCGGCGCCGCCCCCATCGGCGCCGCGGCGGCCCGCCTCGGCCACCGCCGCCCCCCGGGTGCCCCGAGCCACCCGGGCGGCTACCGCGAGCTCTCCGGCCGTGAGGTCGAGGTGCTGCGGCTCGTCGCGGAGGGCCAGTCGAACAAGGCGATCGGCGTCTCCATGGGGCTCTCCGCCCTCACCGTCAAGAGCCACCTCGCCCGCATCGCCCGCAAGCTGGGCACCGGGGACCGCGCCGGCATGGTCGCGGTCGCCCTGCGGACGGGGATCATCCACTGA
- a CDS encoding DUF3000 domain-containing protein: protein MAAAQGHFSDHSDGDRGTDETAESKETNPVPPAFRRAVEALRSARLRPEIEVDPTRPPQRLAPYAYAVEAAVVEGEEDLADGRLVLLHDPDGHEAWKGTFRLVTLIRAELEPEMAADPLLPEVCWSWLTGAMEARGLAYGEASGTVTMAGSHYFGGLADRRPATQIEIRASWTPREGRGGVPDTGAHLAAWCDLLCQIAGLPPAAADPGAGTVTGAGVVSLPQRRGPQGA, encoded by the coding sequence ATGGCTGCGGCTCAGGGACATTTTTCCGATCATTCCGACGGCGATCGAGGGACGGACGAAACGGCGGAGAGCAAGGAGACGAACCCGGTTCCGCCCGCGTTCCGGCGGGCGGTGGAGGCCTTGCGGTCGGCGAGGCTGCGGCCCGAGATCGAAGTCGACCCGACCAGGCCGCCGCAGCGGCTCGCCCCGTACGCGTACGCGGTGGAGGCGGCCGTCGTGGAGGGCGAGGAGGACCTGGCGGACGGGCGGCTCGTCCTGCTGCACGATCCGGACGGGCACGAGGCCTGGAAGGGCACGTTCCGTCTGGTGACCCTGATCCGGGCGGAGCTGGAGCCGGAGATGGCGGCGGACCCGCTGCTGCCCGAGGTGTGCTGGTCCTGGCTGACCGGGGCCATGGAGGCGCGGGGGCTCGCGTACGGGGAGGCGAGCGGGACCGTCACGATGGCGGGCTCGCACTATTTCGGCGGGCTCGCGGACCGCAGGCCGGCGACCCAGATCGAGATCCGGGCGTCCTGGACCCCGCGCGAGGGCCGGGGCGGGGTGCCGGACACGGGGGCGCACCTGGCGGCCTGGTGCGATCTGCTCTGCCAGATCGCGGGACTGCCGCCCGCGGCGGCGGATCCGGGGGCGGGGACCGTGACGGGCGCGGGGGTCGTCTCGCTGCCCCAGCGACGGGGGCCGCAGGGGGCGTAG
- the hemE gene encoding uroporphyrinogen decarboxylase produces the protein MSAKDSPQGQQTKQQSRTYDSAFLKACRREPVPHTPVWFMRQAGRSLPEYLKVREGIPMLESCMRPELVTEITLQPVRRHKVDAAIYFSDIVVPLKAIGLDLDIKPGVGPVVADPIRTRADLDRLRDLTPEDVHYVTEAIGMLTEELGDTPLIGFAGAPFTLASYLVEGGPSRSHERTKAMMYGDPQLWADLLDRLAEITSAFLKVQIEAGASAVQLFDSWVGALAPADYRRSVMAASTKVFDAVAGYGVPRIHFGVGTGELLGLMGEAGADVVGVDWRVPLDEAARRVGPGKALQGNLDPAVLFASREVVEAKADEVLAAAKDLEGHVFNLGHGVMPSMDPDALTRLVEYVHTRTAV, from the coding sequence GTGAGTGCCAAGGACAGCCCGCAGGGCCAGCAGACGAAGCAGCAGTCGCGGACGTACGACTCCGCGTTCCTCAAGGCGTGCCGACGCGAGCCGGTGCCGCACACCCCCGTCTGGTTCATGCGACAGGCCGGGCGCTCCCTCCCCGAGTACCTGAAGGTCCGCGAGGGCATCCCCATGCTCGAGTCGTGCATGCGGCCCGAGCTGGTCACCGAGATCACGCTCCAGCCGGTCCGGCGCCACAAGGTCGACGCCGCGATCTACTTCAGCGACATCGTCGTCCCGCTCAAGGCCATCGGCCTCGACCTCGACATCAAGCCCGGCGTCGGCCCGGTCGTCGCCGACCCGATCCGCACCCGCGCCGACCTGGACCGGCTGCGCGACCTGACCCCCGAGGACGTCCACTACGTCACCGAGGCCATCGGGATGCTCACCGAGGAGCTGGGCGACACCCCGCTCATCGGTTTCGCGGGCGCGCCGTTCACCCTCGCGAGCTACCTCGTCGAGGGCGGCCCCTCGCGCAGCCACGAGCGCACCAAGGCGATGATGTACGGCGACCCGCAGCTCTGGGCCGACCTGCTCGACCGCCTCGCCGAGATCACCTCGGCCTTCCTCAAGGTGCAGATCGAGGCGGGCGCCTCCGCCGTGCAGCTCTTCGACTCCTGGGTCGGCGCGCTCGCCCCGGCCGACTACCGCCGCTCGGTGATGGCGGCCTCGACCAAGGTCTTCGACGCGGTCGCCGGCTACGGCGTCCCCCGCATCCACTTCGGTGTCGGTACGGGCGAGCTCCTCGGCCTGATGGGCGAGGCGGGCGCGGACGTCGTCGGCGTCGACTGGCGCGTCCCGCTCGACGAGGCCGCCCGCCGCGTCGGCCCCGGCAAGGCCCTCCAGGGCAACCTGGACCCCGCCGTGCTCTTCGCCTCGCGCGAGGTCGTGGAGGCCAAGGCCGACGAGGTCCTCGCCGCCGCGAAGGACCTGGAGGGGCACGTCTTCAACCTGGGCCACGGCGTCATGCCGTCGATGGACCCGGACGCCCTGACGCGTCTCGTCGAGTACGTGCACACGCGGACGGCCGTCTGA